A single genomic interval of Cucumis sativus cultivar 9930 chromosome 5, Cucumber_9930_V3, whole genome shotgun sequence harbors:
- the LOC116404082 gene encoding uncharacterized protein LOC116404082, translating to MASTSTNGPMYKIDPAHHFQSIALQVWAYESIPTITECGVHKVSNDAIPRMLRWVCELSPKSHVLQRQVFDSPMFLINVVIEMMPEEEEHLRMSSGELVEKTHPYNTVSEKNGDSKRPGEASNDDNDCKKSKKKKKWKSKMKEVVRKLKYRVAVLENERESLKSMLSTILKHLEVQKKGEEGDCTGVEGHDAQTEDVDTPGTPSWLRMPKEDDTSDG from the exons ATGGCTTCGACATCAACTAACGGTCCCATGTACAAGATTGACCCTGCTCATCATTTTCAGTCTATA GCGTTACAG GTTTGGGCATATGAGTCTATACCAACCATCACTGAATGTGGTGTACATAAAGTAAGCAACGATGCAATACCACGAATGCTGAGGTGGGTGTGCGAACTATCGCCGAAGTCTCATGTCCTACAGAGGCAGGTGTTTGACTCACCAATG TTCTTAATTAACGTGGTAATTGAGATGATGCCTGAAGAGGAGGAGCATCTAAGAATGTCTTCAGGGGAACTTGTTGAGAAAACTCATCCATATAACACCGTTTCTGAGAAGAATGGTGATTCAAAACGACCAGGAGAAGCTAGTAATGATGACAATGACTGCaaaaagagtaagaaaaagaagaagtggaAGTCTAAGATGAAAGAAGTTGTTCGAAAACTCAAATATCGAGTAGCGGTTCTCGAGAATGAACGTGAAAGCCTAAAATCAATGCTGTCGACTATATTGAAACACCTTGAAGTTCAAAAAAAG GGTGAAGAAGGAGACTGCACGGGAGTTGAAGGTCATGATGCCCAGACCGAAGATGTTGACACACCCGGTACACCTTCTTGGTTGAGGATGCCCAAGGAGGATGACACAAGTGATGGGTGA